A genomic stretch from Xiphophorus maculatus strain JP 163 A chromosome 16, X_maculatus-5.0-male, whole genome shotgun sequence includes:
- the LOC102224681 gene encoding SUMO-conjugating enzyme UBC9-like: protein MSGIALSRLSQERKAWRKDHPFGFVAVPTKNPDGTMNLMNWECAIPGKKGTLWEGGLYKLRMLFKDDYPSSPPKCKFEPPIFHPNVYPSGTVCLSILEEDKDWRPAITIKQILLGVQELLNEPNIQDPAQAEAYTIYCQNRMDYEKRVRAQARKFAPT, encoded by the exons ATGTCTGGCATTGCTCTCAGCAGGCTGTCCCAGGAGCGCAAAGCCTGGAGGAAAGACCACCCATTT GGTTTTGTTGCCGTGCCCACTAAGAATCCGGATGGAACCATGAATCTAATGAACTGGGAGTGTGCCATCCCTGGAAAGAAAGGG ACCTTGTGGGAGGGAGGACTCTACAAGCTCCGAATGCTGTTCAAAGATGACTACCCGTCCTCTCCGCCCAAAT GTAAGTTCGAGCCGCCGATATTCCACCCCAACGTTTACCCATCAGGCACCGTGTGTCTGTCCATCCTAGAGGAGGACAAAGACTGGCGGCCGGCCATCACCATCAAGCAG attCTGCTGGGCGTCCAGGAGCTGCTGAATGAGCCGAACATTCAGGACCCGGCACAAGCAGAGGCCTACACGATTTACTG tcagAACAGGATGGACTATGAGAAGCGGGTCAGGGCACAAGCCAGGAAGTTTGCCCCCACATAG